DNA from Candidatus Binatia bacterium:
ATGCGGCGAGCAGATCCGCCGCGCGTGGAGCATCCCCGGGAGCTGCACGTCCGCCGTGTAGCGCGCCCGACCCGTCACTTCGAGGTGGCCGTCGACTCGTGCGGTCGGTTTTCCCACCACCCGCAACTCGGCATTCGGCGCCCAGGGGACCGGCTCTCCCGCCGGCAGCGGCCGCTCTTCCCAACGCAGCTGCTCCTGTGGAATTCCAATGGGAAAATTCGCTGTTCCCGTGGGTGGACTCGTGTGATCGTCGCTCGGAGGCATGTCCGCACCTCACTGCTTCGAGCGACGCCGCTGCGCTGCAGCCAGCGTGGCCGCGAAGACTTTGGGATACGTGCCGCAGCGGCACAGGTTACCGGCTGTGGCGTCCTTGATCTCCTCGATCGTCGGGCTTGGGTTGCGGACGAGCAGCGCGGCGCAGCTCATCACCATACCTGGCGTGCAGAAGCCGCACTGCATCGCGTCGTGCGCCACGAAGGCCTCCTGCACCGGATGCAGCGCTTCGCCGTGTGCGAGGCCCTCGATGGTCGTGACCTTGCGTGCGCCCACGTCGAGCGCCAAGAGCATGCAGCTGTTCAGTGGGGTGCCGTCGAGGAGCACGGTGCAGGCCGAACACGCGCCGCGATCGCAGCCGAGCTTCGTGCCCGTGAGCCCCAACTGCGTTCGGAGCACCTGCGCAAGCGTTGCCCGAGGTTCTACCTGAAGCCGGTGCCGCGCGCCGTTCACCCAGAGCGTGACGGGCACGAGGCCCGGGCCCAGCACCGGTGCGGCTTGGGGCTGGTGCGGGGCGGCTTGCGCCGGCCCAAGTGTCCCCGCCAGGGCAGCGGTTCCGATCGCCGTGTAGGTGAGGAACTCGCGCCTGCTGGTGCGCCATTCCCACGAACGGGGATCGGCCGGGTCGTTCTCCAACGCCCCGGCAACCGCGTCACGTTTGTCAGCAAGTGCTGCGGTCTGTGGCTCGCGTAGCTTCTTCATCCTCACCTCCGACGTCGTCGTGTGCGCGAGTGCGTGCCGCGCCTGAGCAGCCGCGTGGTATGGAAACGGTCGCCGTACCTAGTCGAGCGGCGCAATCTCGAGCAGCTGGATGGCACCACCGACGTGCTCCACGCGGTTATCAAGAAAGTGCTCGCAGTCATCAGCCATGAGGCTCAGGCTGCGCCGTCGAGGAACTCCTTGAATCCCGACGGCGCATGTGGACCGTACACGATTTGCTCCACCAGAGCCACGCCCACGCGGTTCCCCATGCGGGCGCGGCAGAGCTGCTGGGCATGCAGGCCGTGCGGCTCGAGCGGGTTGATAGCGGAGAGATCCCAGGCCTCGCCGCGTACCGCCTCCTCGCCTTGCCAGGTGCCGTGAGCGAACGTGGGGTGGTTATAGCCGACCCTGCATGTGGAAGCGCAGCAGCGGCTCATACTCGGTCACATGGGTCTCTCCCTGACGCGTTTCCAGCGAGAGCCTGATCCGGGAGGCTCGACGCGCCCAAGCCTTCGCGCCTGATCTACGCTTACGAACAAGAGCGGCTGATTCCTGATTCTGCGGACCTCGGCAAGTCCGGCCGCGTGCGCCCAGCCGATTTGGACGGTGCGCCGGCAGTCGTGCGGTCACCGTCGACGAGATCGTCACCCTTGTGAACCTGGCGCTCGGCAACGGCGGGACGTGCCGGAGCGGACTTGCTGCCGACGTCACACCTGACGTGTCAGTGATTCTTCAGGCTGTGAACAACGCCCTGAACGGGTGTTGACGAGACCCTGAGCCTCTGCCCTGAAGCCCAACAGGCGTGACGGCCTCGGGTGTCCGCCATCCGATGTCGGACGCAAGTACCGACGTCGACAGCACCGCGAAAACGCCCGTCGCCCGCATCTTTGCGGGGCCGTCCAGGTACTTTTCCCCTGCCGACCAGGGATTTCTCCGTCTGGTGCAAGTCAGCCCTCGGACCTATCCTGTGTCTCGATGAAAACGGACGCACACAGACACAGCGCTCATGCAGGCGGTGGCATCATGACACGGTATCACGGTGGCGAAATAGCGAAGGCTGGCTTCTACTGGAACCCGGCTGGGTGGGAAATCACGACCACGAAGAAAGGCGAGGCGCTGCCTGGGACGAAGGAGACCCGGTATCTGCGCATCCCGACCATCCTGCTGATGCTTGTCCCAGCCTCCCGAAGCGGACTATTGGTGTCCCAAGGCAGGCCGGCGTGCCGTCCATCTTGGAAATATCGGGTAAGGCGTGAGGAGTAAGGGATGAAAGATGTGTTCACGGCGGAAGGCGATAAGGCACGGGACCGTTTCGGTCTCGC
Protein-coding regions in this window:
- a CDS encoding (2Fe-2S)-binding protein; translation: MKKLREPQTAALADKRDAVAGALENDPADPRSWEWRTSRREFLTYTAIGTAALAGTLGPAQAAPHQPQAAPVLGPGLVPVTLWVNGARHRLQVEPRATLAQVLRTQLGLTGTKLGCDRGACSACTVLLDGTPLNSCMLLALDVGARKVTTIEGLAHGEALHPVQEAFVAHDAMQCGFCTPGMVMSCAALLVRNPSPTIEEIKDATAGNLCRCGTYPKVFAATLAAAQRRRSKQ